DNA sequence from the Pseudomonas tritici genome:
TTCACGAATTGGAAGGGCGTCTCGCCGGCCATGAAGAAGTTTTCTAGGCTCTCGATCTTTGCGGCCTGCTGCTGGTTTTCCAGCGCCAGCAATTCATTCTGCTCCTCCAAGTCGGCAGCTAGACGCATTGCCTCGGCGCGGGTCCGCGGAACAGTGAGCTGTTGAGGTCGGAAGTAGTTGTTGACTAACTGCCGCTGGACGGTCCAAGCCAAATCGTCGGTAAGCGACTTGACCAGCATCAGGTAGCCCTGCTCGGCCAATACGATCAAACCGCGATTGGGCATGTCCTGTTCTAAACCGCGAATTTCGCTGCTTTGAGATCGGGACAACACAAAGTAATCAGCCCCATCAATCAGGCGGTCACGGTGTTCACGGAAATTACGCCCCGCCGTGTCATCTGGCCGCGCGTGTACCCGATCAATCATCGCGAGCGTGACAACTCTCTGGCCGCGATACTCGACGATGGGCAACTGGGTGTCGTGAATGGTGATGACAGCATCACCGCCTTTGAATTTGACGACGGTCATGGGCGGCCCCCGACGTGAATCGCGTCGTGAGCAGCGCCAGCGTGACGGTGCGGGAAAAGGAAGTTCCGGCTGCGAAACGTCACCATCTCTATGCGCCGCTCAATTTCTGCGGCTAGAGGGTTCTCGAAGCCGCCCAGCGACGGGATTACCTGCAGCATCAGGATTGACTTGAGCTCTCTGAAAGCTGCACGAGCCTCGTTCATTCGCGCCATGTCCTCGGGCGTTAGGACAGCATCATCCAAAAGCTCCCCTTCGAGGTGTTCGATAACTGAGAGAGAAGTAGTCATGGCTGCACCCCAGAGTTGCGCGCCACGTCTTCGGATTGCGCAGAATGTGGCGCGTAACCTTCGTACGGCCCAAACTGTCCTAGGCGCGCGCAAAGCTCGTAACCTGGGCGCTCTGCTGAGCGGACAGACTTGATGAGGTCGGTCATGCGTTCATCCACTCGAAGAAACTCTTCGAACTCCGCAGACCAACCAGCAGCCCAAATGATGCGAACTGAATGAGGAGAAACCTCCTGCTCCAAAATCGACTTAAGCTCTCGAGCAATGGCTTCATCGAGCACGGCAGGATATGAGCGTTTGCATCTAGCCTCTTCATAAACGACTTGCACCTCGAAATAGATGAAGCCGGCACGGTCGGCCACTGACCGAGGCAGGTGTTGCGCTTTTGGGGGCGCGGTGGTATTTTTTGGGTGTGACATATCGTTCCCCTTGAACGAGAAGTACATAAAGCCCACGCCAATGGGCTGTTTAAGGACCCGGCCGCCAAGCCGGGTTTTTGTTGCCTGCGATTTACCCATGCCGCAAATGGGTGGCTGGCCAAGCCGTGATATTGTTTTGATCCCACTCGAAACGACGGTCACGGAGACCTGGTTTATGAAGCTTGATCGGAGCCTGCAACTTAAGATTCTCACCGGCCTTGCCGCCGTGTATCCCCGAAGCCCCTCTTACGCCGAGTACGATCAGATTGCTGAGGGCGTCGACGAAGACGTCTTTGATGCGAACCTGTACTACCTTGCGCAACACGGTCTGGTTGCGGAATGCATGAGCTTCGCCATGAGCGGCGAGATTTTGATAAACATGGGGAAGCTTGCATGCACTGCGCAGGGCATGGATTTCCTCGCGGGGGATGGCGGACTGGGCGCAATACTGGGAACAGTGACGGTCAAGCTTCATGAGGACACTCTCCGCCAGTTGATTGAAGCCAAGGTGAAGGCGTCGAATGCTCCAGAAGATCAAAAAACCGGCTTACTGAAAGCACTCCGAGAAGCTCCTGGCGACGCCATAAAACACCTGACAGAGAAACTACTGGACTTGGGGTTGGAGAACGCGCCGAAAGCATTTCCGCTAATTCAAACGTTGCTACAGTCCGGCCATTCCTGAATTCGTCTGCGTTAGCGGCTCGGGTGAGGCGCAAGTAGCCAATCAGAACGCCTGGGCCCCATAGCTCCACGAACGCCTCCTCCACATCCAGATCAAGCTGTAGGAATAGCTCCGTACTGGATGCGGATTTGCGCTCGGCTAAGGCGATCATGCAGGTGGGGATCATCACGCCACCTCCGCATTACTGGATGTATGAACAGATGGATTGTCAGACTCTTCGGAGATCAGTGATAGGCGTATCGTTTCACTCAGCATCGGGGCATTTCCAAGCCTCGAGTTCCTAGCGATACAAGATGGAAAGCTTCTGATTTCTATAGCGGTGAATGTTCCGTCACCTTGCTCAATGACGAGAACATCTCGGCCGATACGAATAGCCTTACTCAGTGCCCCCTGAGTCATTCCCAGGAGCGAGGCCGCTTCTGGCTGACCGCGATCCTTTGCAAAATCTTTCAGATTGATCCGTTTCACGGCCACATCTCCAAACAGAACTTTGGGAAAATAGTACCTATGGCATTTTAACAAAGCAATACCTTTGGCATTTGTTAAACTATTACCGATGGGAATATTATTGGCTGATGAAAAAACCATTGCCTGCTGACCGTAAAGAAGAATGCCTTCGCTTAAAGGCAATTTTCACAGCCAAAAAGAAACATCTGAAGCTGACTCAGGAAAAGCTGGCTGAGCAGCTCGGGATTAACCAAAGCTCTGTCTCACACTATCTGAACGGAGTGAATCCGCTGAATACAGAGATCGCGGCTGCATTCGCCAAAATCTTGGATGTGCCGGTTTCTGACTTTAGTCCGCGCCTGGCGGAGATCATCGAAATGGTTGCCTCGTCGCGCGTCACTGCAGATTCTTTTCGGACAACCTGGGCTAAAGCCGCCCGCATCATTGATGCCCCACCCCGCGAGCAATACGTCCTAATACCGCAATATTTAGACGATAACTCGTTCATGCCAAATGTGAACGACGAGCATCGCGGGCTAACCGAAGGCATGGTATTCAGGCGCGGATGGCTTCAAGAAATGGGAGTTTCGTTTAGTAGTCTCAACATCGTTTACGCCGGCGACGACAGTATGGCGCCACATATTTTGTCAGGCGACGTGGTCATGATTGACACGTACAAGCCGACCTTGAAGGATGGTGAGGTATATCTCGTCCGCATGCCTGACGGCAGGACTAGCGTGAGGCGGGTAGCACAGCAAATTTCGGGAAACTGGATGCTTAGGTGTGACAACCAAGACAAGCAGATATTCCCAGACGAGGTTATCCCGAGTTCGGCAGCCGTCGATCTCCCATTGATTGGAAGAGTGATATGGCGCGGAGGAAGCGTGAGGGTATCCAGACCTTAAGTCGAAAAAAAGCCGCCGCAGTTGAGCGGTTTTTTTTGGTCAACTGAAAATAATATTGCCAAAGGCATTTACTAACATAATTACCTTTGGTACTTTTATTTCATCACATCCGAGCATGGAGCTTCAGACATGACCACCAACACCGTCACCGCCGGCAACTGGCAAGGCTCGCTCAAAATGGGCCTGGCTCCTCGCGAGCTTGAAGCCACTTTGTGGGCGGCGGCCGATCTGACGGTGAAAGAGATTGGTCGAGTCATGGGTATCAGTCCGAACACCGCTGAGAAGCGCCTTGAGTCTGCACGGTTCAAGCTAGGCGCCAAGACGATGCGCGGCTTGGTAATCGAGGCGTTCAAGCGCCAGATCATCACCCCTCTGGTAATCGTTCTCTGCATGGTGCTGACCGCCCAGCAAGCCAATACCGAACAGTTCGGCCGCATTCGCCGCCCAGGCGAGCGCCGTACTGAAACACGTGTGGCCGTCCGCCGAATTGAGGCCGCTCCAACCGTTTAACCAACCCTGATTTTTGCGAAAGCCAACAACGCGGTCGGGATTCGTTCGGCCTGGAGAAAGTGAATGTCACGCAAACCGGTCACACCGTTCCGGCTGTTCAAGGTGCTGATGTCGATCCTTATCTATATCAGCGTTTCCATAGGCTGGCTGCTCTTCACAGCCCCCGACCTGATCGACAGTACATCCGGTCTCGATGTGGCCGGGGCCCTCTTCGGCACCGCCGTTTGGCTGATAGGGAGCGCTTGCCTATTTCTGTTTATTACTACACCCAAGCCTGGCGAAACATCAAACACGAAGGAGAAAGGCCAATGAAGCTGATTCCCGCCATTGCCATGCTGCTGTTAGCTGGCCAGGCCTCGGCCGGCGAGCAACTGATCGACGTCCAGCACGACAGCGCCCGTGGCGTCACCTGCTGGATATTGAACAACACCGGGATCAGCTGCTTGCCGGACAGTTCGCTCCTACAGACGCCCACCAGCACCACCAGCGGCGGCGAGAGCCCAGCGGCACTGGCCTCTCTTGCAACATCCATGTGCCAAAGCGAGCAATTGACCGCCGCCCCGCTCCCGCAGAAAACGGGGTTCCAGCTATGAACTGCCGCAACGGTACCAAGGGCCATCGCCTGATCGAGTTGTTCAACGCCCTGCAGCGCCGAGAAACCACCTTCGGGCAGATCTACGCAATGTCGGCGTCGTGCGGTATCGACGCGCGCCGGGTGTTGGCCGACCACTTTCGCGGGAGTTCAAGCGATGGGTAAGTGGGATGTCGCGACACAGTTCGCGGATAACGAAAACGTGTCGCGACACGCGGAACGGTGAAGGTATGCGCTATGTGACCGTCAGGAAATTTGCCAGCGAGTCTGGCTATACAGAAGACGCGATCCGCTCAAAGATCCGTGACGGGATCTGGCGGCTCGGTGAGATATGGATCAAGGCGCCGGATGGCCGGACGCTTCTCGATGTAGAGGGATATGAGTCATGGGTAGAGGCGGGAGGGGAGTTCGGGCAGTCTCCGATTCGAGTATCGAAATCACGTTCATGTATCGGGGCGTCAGGTGCCGCGAGCGGATCACGCTCAAGCCCACCGCCACTAACCTGAAAAAGGCCGAGCAGCACAAGGCCGCGATCGAACACGCCATATCGATCGGCACCTTCGACTACTCAGTGACCTTTCCGGGATCTGCCCGGGCGGCGAAGTTTGCGCCAGAGGCGTCCCGCGAGACGGTGAATGGGTTCTTAACCAGGTGGCTGACTGCGAAGGAAAAGCACGTTGCCAGCAGCACCTTCGACGGGTACCGGAAGTTGGTCACGCTGCGCTTGATCCCTGCTCTGGGCGACACGATGCTGGTAGACCTGAAACGGAAAGCCGTTCGCGACTGGCTCGACACTCTGGAAGTGAGCAACAAAACGCTCAGCAATATCCAGAGCTGCCTGCGCTCCGCGCTGAACGATGCCGCCGAGGAGGAGTTGATTGAACTGAACCCGCTGGCCGGTTGGACCTACTCGCGCAAGGCCGCGCCGCCGAAAGAGGATGATGTCGATCCGTTCAGTCCCGAAGAGCAGCAGGCCGTGCTTGGCGCCCTCTCCGGCCAAGCGCGCAACATGATGCAATTCGCCTTGTGGAGCGGGCTGCGTACCAGTGAGTTGGTCGCTCTGGACTGGGGCGATATCGACTGGCTACGCGAAGAGGTGATGGTAAGCCGAGCGATGACCCAGGCCGGCAAGGGGAAGGCGGAGACCACAAAGACCGCAGCCGGGCGCCGAAGCGTGAAGCTTCTCCGACCTGCGCTGGAGGCGTTGAAAGCACAAAAGGCGCACACGTTCCTGGCTGACGCCGAAGTTTTCCAGAATCCACGCACCCTTGAGCGCTGGGCTGGAGACGGGCCGATCCGAAAAACGATGTGGGCGCCGGCGATGAAGAAGGCTGGCGTTAGGTACAGGCGCCCCTATCAGACTCGCCACACCTACGCGTCAATGATGCTGTCAGCGGGTGAGCATCCAATGTGGGTGGCCAAGCAAATGGGACACAGTGATTGGACCATGATCGCCCGAGTGTATGGGCGCTGGATGCCTGCTGCTGACCTCCATGCAGGTCAGCGAGCTGAAAGTCTTTGGGATGCTTCTGACAAAAATTTTAGCCAAAAAAAAGGGGCTGAATAGCCCCCTTTTCTCGTATCAATGATCACGCAGCAACAGCTCGTCTGCGCTTCATTGCTATGGCAATAGAACGCAACACATCATCAGCAGCGTTAACAATTTTGACATGCTTGATCACGAAGTCAAAACCTCGTTCAAGCACAAGTACGCCGAATAGCTCATCAGCGAAAGATTCGGAGATTGACTCTACCGAAGCTAGATCGATCACGATCTGTTCATGATCATGCAGCTGTCGATACAAAGCGCTCCGTTCCTTCGAGGCGAGGCTTCGGGAAGCTAGGTCACTGTGCCTAAAGGCAAATGTTTCCATCATTACCCCCTCAATAAATTCATAATATTTCTTACATCCTCAGCCTCAACAACCTTAGCGGCCATGAGACTAGATTCTTTAATGGAAAGGGAAACCGCAACCCCTCTCCACGGCTGGGCAAGCCGCCTAAAACTTTGCTGTCCACCTCGGCGCAACATCATCAAGCAGTCACCCGAAGCGATGTTCAAAACACCATCATACGATCTAGCAAGCTCCACAAGCTTCGCTAAGCCTAATCCTTGGTGGTGATTCCCGTTGCCTGAGTGAACAACTGCGGCACCACCAAACGGGCTTGATCCTAGGTAATCCTCAGGGACTGACTGCGCCCATTCATCTTCGAGCTTAGCAAGCTTCGAGGAGTTCCCTTCCTGAATGCACCACTCAACAGCCTCACGATCGGACTTAATTCCCTTGGAT
Encoded proteins:
- a CDS encoding ORF6N domain-containing protein translates to MTVVKFKGGDAVITIHDTQLPIVEYRGQRVVTLAMIDRVHARPDDTAGRNFREHRDRLIDGADYFVLSRSQSSEIRGLEQDMPNRGLIVLAEQGYLMLVKSLTDDLAWTVQRQLVNNYFRPQQLTVPRTRAEAMRLAADLEEQNELLALENQQQAAKIESLENFFMAGETPFQFVKRLNGVNCSQISHALMEMGWVFNDADLESRPHYRVYSRTRVKKWLTEKPRQIRGEGHTTFTRYDLVLLIDGAKRLHDLYLSQKLPMKKTWDGRFSYIKFSAETSL
- a CDS encoding STAS-like domain-containing protein, whose protein sequence is METFAFRHSDLASRSLASKERSALYRQLHDHEQIVIDLASVESISESFADELFGVLVLERGFDFVIKHVKIVNAADDVLRSIAIAMKRRRAVAA
- a CDS encoding Cro/CI family transcriptional regulator; protein product: MVFSSANNIPIGNSLTNAKGIALLKCHRYYFPKVLFGDVAVKRINLKDFAKDRGQPEAASLLGMTQGALSKAIRIGRDVLVIEQGDGTFTAIEIRSFPSCIARNSRLGNAPMLSETIRLSLISEESDNPSVHTSSNAEVA
- a CDS encoding Arm DNA-binding domain-containing protein codes for the protein MGRGGRGVRAVSDSSIEITFMYRGVRCRERITLKPTATNLKKAEQHKAAIEHAISIGTFDYSVTFPGSARAAKFAPEASRETVNGFLTRWLTAKEKHVASSTFDGYRKLVTLRLIPALGDTMLVDLKRKAVRDWLDTLEVSNKTLSNIQSCLRSALNDAAEEELIELNPLAGWTYSRKAAPPKEDDVDPFSPEEQQAVLGALSGQARNMMQFALWSGLRTSELVALDWGDIDWLREEVMVSRAMTQAGKGKAETTKTAAGRRSVKLLRPALEALKAQKAHTFLADAEVFQNPRTLERWAGDGPIRKTMWAPAMKKAGVRYRRPYQTRHTYASMMLSAGEHPMWVAKQMGHSDWTMIARVYGRWMPAADLHAGQRAESLWDASDKNFSQKKGAE
- a CDS encoding LexA family transcriptional regulator: MKKPLPADRKEECLRLKAIFTAKKKHLKLTQEKLAEQLGINQSSVSHYLNGVNPLNTEIAAAFAKILDVPVSDFSPRLAEIIEMVASSRVTADSFRTTWAKAARIIDAPPREQYVLIPQYLDDNSFMPNVNDEHRGLTEGMVFRRGWLQEMGVSFSSLNIVYAGDDSMAPHILSGDVVMIDTYKPTLKDGEVYLVRMPDGRTSVRRVAQQISGNWMLRCDNQDKQIFPDEVIPSSAAVDLPLIGRVIWRGGSVRVSRP
- a CDS encoding response regulator transcription factor translates to MTTNTVTAGNWQGSLKMGLAPRELEATLWAAADLTVKEIGRVMGISPNTAEKRLESARFKLGAKTMRGLVIEAFKRQIITPLVIVLCMVLTAQQANTEQFGRIRRPGERRTETRVAVRRIEAAPTV